AGCTAGGTTTCCTAAGGAGCTAAGGAGTtaaagatcttggtgagtcctcatagcttcgaagACAACACCcaccatttcctttatgtcttttatttcatgttttttagacgattgtatgggttgtgtcccaacagtttattctaaagttgtattagatggtttgagacaaagtttagaaagacttctgcttgcttttatgaaaatgacttcgattgtaaaatgttttaaatttttcgtattttctattatcttatgttcatgatatgctaagggctattatgagaccccttcggggtcaagtacaccgTGTTACTTCTCGGGtatacccctgggtcgtgataTTTTGTCCTTAatagttcaattttttatttaaccaataagaaaatgcttatcaaacaaataaatgacttctctaataaatttgatGTGACAAGACAATAATTTAACTTTACAAATGTTCATAAAATagatataataataacaaacatgaaaagaactatacatgTAAACACAACgaaaaattaatagaaataagGTTCTTACTTTAGGTTTTGATGGTTTATATAATGTGAAGTTGTGAACTCAATGTACGGTGAAGTATCAATTGAAGGCTAAATGACAAAGACATAACTAGTgagatattgagattaatatttaatatttatgtatacgtaaaattagtaaattactatagtcttaatgggttatcgatTTACCCAgtaacccaatattaaaaatcaTTACCGAACTGATAACccgataatatttttataaaccattaaaaagtcgTTAACACAATAACCCAATagcaataaaccaataacacttttttatttggttttatCGGTCGCTTCGGAttttgctatatatatatatatagggataATTAATTCCATAGAATATCCTAGTCAATAACTTTGTGTTTCCCATGTCCATATCAAACAACCCTTAGAGTAACCTCTCTTCAAGTTGTCTCaaagcctgtttggattggcttattttatatgttttaaagtCAAAATAACCTTTAagtatacttatttatttttatatatagtatttAGATAAGATTAGAAAGTGTGGGATTTGAATGTAATCAATGATTACCAATTGATCACTCTACTACTGAAATACTGAggaacaaaaaatttaatattgattaaacacttaattataaattaaaataataaatatatgtcCACAGCCACTCAAAGTTGTCTGTATATTTTACTTAAACACCTCAATTAAggcttgtacctattgaacaccttatttgttcaaaaatcattcctattaaacacaaaatgctGACATGGCTAAAAAAGTGTGTTCCACCCTCCTTAAGCGCGTTAAacagtttattttttatttattattttttttccaacttatactgctaatattttttaaaattaattaacaaaaagaaatgaaaaaagaagaagaaaagtcgcCTTCTTCCCCACACCCCCTCTTTTCATCATCTCCTTCACCCACACCCCTTCCacctctctctttctttctctcacTCTCTCCaactctttttgtttttttccttcttttttttttttagttattacaTAGATCTAAGTTTCATATTTTCCGGCATAACTCCATTCTTCCGATGAAGATAACATTTTTTTCCGgcaaaagttaattatttttcatataattgtAATAAATGATTAGTAATGGAAAGAAAATGAATGGAATGAGTGAAAACTTTTGATGCTATTCGGTTGAAAAGGGAATTAATTTTTAGCTTGGGTACGCAACCATGTCATACTACTTGGGGTGAAGAGGCAAGGCTTACTAATTGTGATCAAGATACCGCCGGGGAAAGTGATAGTACATGATTTGACGAAGAGGACTGGTGGCGTGGGTGTGTAGGTGgctttttttagaaaaatcgtttttaattttttagttagtttttttaaaaaaatagttaaaataaactaaaatagttattttttagaatttcatttttaaaatacatttttagatttaaattaCACATGTCATcatttaattcatcaatttgTCATGTCATTGCCATGTCACaacaagtgtattacacacatctCATAGTTTGGGTTGATTGTCAAAAAAGTATCAAATATGTATCATTTTAAGGGGtataggtgttcaataggtataaGCTTTAATTAAGGTGTTTAAACGAATTATGCAGATAGCTTTAAAAAGTTGTTGATGACTTAAGccattaaaaataaagtataattttGTTTCACAAGACATAAGTTATAAGTCCATGCAGGCCGGTTGAACCCATAGATTTCCTTTCGGTACCCAAAGGGCATAAATACAAACCGAATCCCCTTTCTCCCACCTCTTCACATGTGCCCCTTCACCGAACCGCCATTAACAAAGACCCAATCTATACACATCGTGCCTCTAGGACCTCAGCATCATCATTTGTGTCTATTCCTCTGTTTGTTCATCAATTCACTGATTGCTTTCCCACTATTATCTCTTCATTTTGATCTGAAGCCTCAGGGTACTGGAGATTCTATGCACATCTATTGATACTGTGGTAATTTTATCGCTCTTTCTGTCTTTTACTTTTTGCAGAAATTGGGGATTTTAGGAGTTGGATTGCAAGTTGCCACACCTGAATTTTGATTCTTTGTCTGTTTTATGGATTTAATTGATGCTATTTAAAGATTTGTGCAATCTGATGGGTTTTGTTTTTACCGATTAGAGCAATCTGCCGGTTAACTAAGAGGATTATGTTTTTAAGAGCTTATATTGTTTCTATGCATATGTTGAATTTTAGGTCTGTTGTGACAAAATGTGAATCGCTCAATGAACACACAGTCAACCAAGCGTTGCCCTTTTTTATTCGTAGGACAATGAAGCTTAATGAAGCAATAACTTAACCTTTGTTGTTGGACTGGATTTTTGTGTTAGAGACTTGTAGGTCAGTGTTTGAGATTTGGAGAATCTCTAGCCTTAGAGAAcccctattttttctttaaattaacaaattatatatgttggAACAAAATGGGCCAGAAATGGATGTAGAGGATTCATATAATCGACTCAAACTAGTTTGGGAATCCGGTGTTATTGAGTTTCCATCTTTTCGATCATATATTCTGTGATAATGCAATTGggaatttaaaaagtatgaattGGTCAATTACCCTTAAGGGTCTAACGGCTTATCACTGTCATGGTCATTGTCACTTCAAGATGTTTGTTACTCCAAGCTATTTACATGGATGATGATTTTGAATTGGAAGTAGGTATCACTTGAGGTATATGGCATTACAGGAGAGTAATTGTTTGTAGTCAACTCTTGCGAGTGTGAGATTGTGTTGATAACTCCAGCTTCACTATTAGTATTTGTAGCGTTAAGTCATTTGCATTGGTGGGTAACTCTTCTTAGTGGACAGGCAATTATAGATGGAACTATGAAGTTTATAGTGACTAATGTACCTTGCATGCTTGCTTTTGTTAGACTTTCAACTTCAGGAGCCTAACATACGGAGGGAGATGTTCATTAGTATTTACCATAGCCTTTGAGCATTGATTACCCATACTAAGAAGATATAGAGGAGGATGAAATATTAATAGCCGCGCTCGAGTAATGTATGATTATGTGTCTGCATGTCTAATATATGGTTTACGCCACTACACGTCGGCTCATTTAGGTAGGATTGGAGGGTTTTATTTGCATctatttttatgttgtattgcTCTGAGATCATATGGCTTGTAATTCAACAATACTGATAAAGGAAACAAATAGGAACGTCATTTGAAGTTACATTATTACAAAAGTGCAACTCAGTGCACTATGCAACGCTATTCGTGGGGTCTTTGGAAGGGCTGACCATAAGAGTCTATTGTATGCAATCTTGCCTTGCATTTCTGCAAGAGGCTGTTTCTGAAGTTATGTTTACAACATATGGTTTACAACTTTTTCAGTTATGCCAAGCTCCTCTTCTgaagttatattattatatttggaAATATAATTAGTATTGAATCTGATTGTTCGATTTGGGCTACCTGTTGAttcagcttttaagtcaggCTCCTCCCCACGTTTTTCCCATGTCTCACTCTCACTCTCGTTTAATTAATGCCCTTGACCTCATTTGTGGATCCATTTTTGTAGTTTTGCATATACAAAGGTGACACTCTTGGTTTGCTTTTAGCAAGAAAATTCTTGTTCTAGTAGATGCAACTCCAGGTTCTCATATCCCTTCCCAAgaaaatttgattgtgtcttcTACTTGAATTTGATGTAGCAATTCTGCATAATTCGAAATTTTCTGCTTTTTATGGTGGTAGGGATGCTGAAGGATGCTTTCTCTCTAAATTGGCAGCACATGTGGTTATATTGATAACCTATCCTAGTAACTTGCATATAATAGATTGAAGATAATTTGTCTATGGCATATGTACTAATCTATATGCTGGTTAATCATAGGTTTTATGAATCATGTGTCTCTCTATTGTCATTTTTCTTATCTTGGAAGTTTTTAGGAATCAAATTTTCTGCCTTGGTCCTCCTTTTATTTtagctgtttttttttattattttaattttaaagtattCCCTTTGTGGTATTATGTAGGGTGCTGTTTTCATCATTGAAGGACTTATATTGCAATTTCAACTTGAAGTTCTGTTTCCCCCCTGTTGTTATATATGGGCTGAAGTATATATTTATGGGACGTGCAGAGGATGATGAACCACCACCAAAACGTGTGAAAGTATCCTCCAGAAAACTGGGAGATCTTTCAAAGAGTACACTTCTGACTGATCCTGCAAGTTGCTCACTGAATGACTTGATGGCTCACCCCCTGGTTTGTCAAGGGGACGATGAGGTCGTTGGTGCAAAGGGGGTTGTTAAGAAAGTTGAATTTGTGCGAATCATAGCAGAGGCATTATATTCTCTTGGTTATAACAAAGCTGGTGCACGTCTAGAAGAAGAGTCTGGGATACCTTTGCAATCTACTGTAGTAAAGTTATTTATGCAGCAAATCCTTGATGGTAAATGGGATGAAAGTGTAGCCACTTTACATATTATTGGTCTAATGGatgaaaaaattgttaaattgGCATCATTTGAGATATTGGAACAGAAGTTTTTTGAACTGTTGGATGGAAAAAAGGTCATGGATGCTTTAAAGACATTGAGGACTGAGCTTGGACCTCTTTGCATAAACAATGATAGAGTCCGTGACCTTTCTTTGTGCATTTTATCACCTTCACAGAAGGTTCTTGCTGGGATGTCAGGCCAAGATGTTGTGAGACCAAAGTCACGAACAAAACTCCTAGAGGAATTGCAAAAATTGCTTCCACCCACAGTCATAATTCGTGAACAAAGATTGATACATCTCGTCGAACAGGCTCTTGACTTGCAACTAGATGCTTGTAGGTTTCACAACTCTTCGGTAGGTGAGATGTCTTTGCTTACTGATCATCAGTGTGGAAGAGATCAAATTCCATCTCGAACTTTGCAGGTTAGATTGCATTACTCTTTATACTTTCAACCTGTTCAAGCTTTATCATTCTAGTAGTTGTTGTTAGAAATGCTTAGTGCTCCTTATAATCCCCTAATACTTTGATTCATCTGTGTTTTGGTTTGATTATATACAGATGATAAATTTCATGATGGCAAGTATTGATCAAGCTCTTACTTTATGTTCCATATTGTGTTCATTTAATGGATTGTTACATCGTTTAATCTATCTCTGTTTGATTCACTATAGTAGTGGAAAACGCCAAACCACTAGTTGAGTTGACCCTTGTGAGTTGTGTCTTTTAAGTTAAAGACAACTCTTTAGCATACTCTATATGTTATAGTTATGTCTTGTCAACGGTGTCTTAGAATTGTATACGAAGGTATGAGAGCTTTGCTGCAATACTTGGGAGCTATCATTATGTGTTAATACGTAAGATTATTCAATTATAGGTGTGACTAAGGAGTGTACAAGCTAATTTGCTATCTGAAATTAAGGTTTTATAAGAGTGGAGATGGCTATCAATATGCATAGCTCTTTAGTATATGGTGTAGCTAgtaaattgttgggttgtgtaATTGTTGAAGATCTTAATAGTGGAATAGTTTTATGATTTTTGAGTTGGTTTTGAACTAGAGTTTTACTATGTTAGCAAGTTACTGGATTCAGTCTTATCTAGTTCTTGTATTGCCAAGTGCTAGTAGTTGTTGCTCGTATCTCAATCTTAACCTGAGTTAAGATTATAGAAAGAGGATCAACATTGGAATAACTATTTGCTCTAAATACCTGCAAGATGAACTTCATCTAAAACTTGCTTAGTGGCTTGATGATCTAGACTTGGTCAAAACATATTCAAGTAGCTTTATAGCTTAGAATTTCAATAGATTTTCCATATTGCCTCTAAAGGTAGCGTAGTGTGGAACCTAGCGATTGAAAGAGTTGAGAAACGACTTGCAAGGTTTGGAGTACATTGCCACGTCTACACACTCATCACCAAGGCAAATAGAAACGGGCTAAGCATTGGTCCTTGGAAGTGCTTTGAGTCTACTCTCATTGTTCTTACTAGAGTCTTGCTCCATCATCCATGTCCTTCATTGCCTAAATATAAGCCACTAGTATACCTCTAGCCTCGAGGCATCTCCATAGAACTTCCTTTTGGACTTTGTTGTAGGACTTTACtaggtcaatgaacaccatatgcCTCTTTCTCTCCCTATACTTCTCCACTAGTCTCCACAAAATGAAAAGCTTCTGTAGTTGATCTTGACATGTATCCGAGCTGGTTCTTGAAAATACACACCCTCCTCACCCTTATCTCCACTACTCCTTCCCAAACTTTCATAGTGGCTTTGCAGGTTGATACCCCTATAATTGTTGCAATTTTGGATATCACCCTTGTTTTTTTACAACATAATCATTGTACTTCATCTCCATTCTTCGGGCATTTTAGTAGTCTTAAAAATGACATTAAACAATCTAGTCAACCACTCTATACCTTCTCCGCTTGAACTCTTCCATAACTCTCATGGAATCTCATCTAGTCTGATTGCTCTTCACCTTTAGCCTCCTCAACCTTAATACACCTAAAGTATCCAAATTCCTGACGTCTCTTTGAGTGCTCCAAATCACCCAACACAATATCTTGCCCCCTTCTTTGTTCAAGAGGTTATGAAAGTATGCTTGCCATTTTCGTCTATTGACTCCCTCTTCCACTATCACTTTGCGTTTCTCATTTTTGATGCACTTCATGATTCGTGTCTCTCCTTGGCAAGCATATACAACTTTTTATCTCCACTTTTGTTCCCTAGCTTGATACAAAGTGTTCAAAAGCTACCCTTTTTGCCATCATAAACATTGATTTTGCCTCTTTTTTCATAACcttgtacttttttttattcgGTTGCTTTCCCTCCTCGTGTTTGCTTTCCACCAACTTTGCAGAAGCAGCCTTCTTTACTTGCACTTTTCCTTGGACTTCTCTGGCCCACCACCAATCCCCTCGGTGACCACCATGGTTGTCCCTCAAAATCCCTAGGCCCTAGCACCTCTCTAGTTGCTTCCCTAATTCAACCAACTATCGTATCCTACATGGTGTTCACATCCTCATTACTCCCCCGAGGCCCCTAGCCCCGATCACCATCAACCTCTCCCCCATTTCCCAAACTTGGGTAGGGGTCAAGCCACCCTATTTGATCCTTGGTTGGTCATACGATGTCTTCTTCTTCCCCCCCTTCTTAATTTCCTAGTTAATCATCAAGAGCTTATGTTGGGTAGTAAGATTCTCACTTGGGATAACCTTGCAGTCGTTGCAAAGGCCTCTATCACTCTTCCTAAGGAATAAGTAATCAATTTGAGTTTCGGCCAACACACTACATAAGGTAACCAAGTGATTCTTCTTCAAAAAGCATGGATTCACTATCACCAACTTGAAAGCTTTGGCAAAATCTCGAAGCAACACTCCAATTTAAACCCCAAAGCCAAAGCCTTCATGCAGATCGTCAAAACCACTAGGGGTTGCCCTGATGAGAACCGCCAATTAGTAGCTTCTCAGAGTGCGGTATACCCCTCATTAGTTCATCCAAATCCTCCCAAAAAGGCAACAATGAAAGCTAGAAAAGTTGAACAAGAAGTAAAAATCATAGGCGAAAATGAGCAGGCTACTAGAGAACGATGCAATAACGAACAAGAGAACTAGAAGATTGAACAAGAAACTAAAAGAATATGGGTTGAAATGGACAATACACTTTTTTGATATAGGTAACTTAGAGATGGACAATACACTTGAAATAAGGTCAGCAATGAACAAGAAATTTGCACAAGAAACTAAAAAACATAGGCAGAAGTGGACAAAGGAGGGGACTAATTGGAAGATAGAACTTGGAAAAAAATATGGTCAGATGTGGATGTTTGCAAGTTTGAATGATTGAATCAATGAATTGATCTGTGGATCAGTGTTTTGGACAGCGGAAGGCGATAAAAGGCGACAAAGGTCTGCCACGCGAGGCAAGCGGCGAGGCGCTCGCCTTTTTGAAGTGTGGCaccaattaataccaaaaaattaaaatgtttaatGGCATATGTAAATAATCAAAATCTTAATAGCAATAACATAttagcaaatatttcaattcaaaaactgaATATAGATAGTACATACTAGAAGTCTAGAACTTGtatgagaaaaaaagaacaaaagtcGAAACAGAAGTAGAAGTGACTTTGAagtctgaagaagaagaagaaggaaaaagaattcTGAAGAAGAGACATGTATTGGCTGAACTGTGGAGTAGCCGGAAAAGTGTGGCTAGTCATTGGAGGAGTCTAGTCGAAAACCCTAAAATtaccttttaacttttaaaaccctaaattggtcgccttttttttaagaaaatacaaaaggTGACGCCTTTCCCGCCTTTCTTGCCTCTCGCCTCTCGCTTTTTGTCGCCATGGCGTCGCCTTTTAAAGATTGCCTCACCACAAAGCTAAAAGGTGATGAAGGGTCGCCTTGCCTCGCCTCTTGCCATTGGCGACGAGGCAATCACCTTTCACAATTGCTCCAATTCAAttgatttcaagaaaaaaattgctATCATCAACCAACGGGTGATGAGAATAATTGTAGCGAAAACAATGACGGGGCTGATTTGTGGAGAATTCCGATGGAATCAGTGACTCCGATGTCAATCAGCACCACAACTTCTTGTCCAGTTAGGGAAAAAATCTGCTTATGGTTTTGTGAAGTAGCTTAAAATTGCTCACTGTTATGAGTACTGCTCCGGTTTGATATGGTTCTGACCTCCTTGATAGAGGTCGCCCTAAAATAATGTTTTCTTCTCTGATCGGATCAGATCAGGGTCGACAACGTGGTGATGTAGGGGAGATGGGTCAGCGACGCTGGCGGTATTTGGCGGAGGAGAGAAGTTTACGTATAGAGAGAAAAGACTGAAAATTCTGTGGTGAGAGTAGGAAGTTGTTGGTGTTTTTTTACCTACCTTATCCTTTGCGTAGCGATGCAAAATTTTCTACTTTGTTTGTGGGATGTCTACATGGACCAGTAGTTCCCAAAAAGACTTAGATTAGAGTTCGGGTCTTAAGGATcttaggcctcatttgtttaCATTAAGATTAAGATGTCTGAATCTtacatctgaatattaagatgtgcaTTAAGATCTAGATGTGTAAATCTGAATAaacatctgaatattaagatgtcTCTGAATCTGAACACTGAATTATTAGGACTGTTAATTAAACgctatatcaataaaatattataaaaacctcattttagtaaaatagtttttttcttttatagaaaataatattttgaacattttaatCGTAACAAGGTAATATGATTTATCTTTGAAGAATTTAACATTAAGTTACATCATTAATATGGCTATTCTTTGCACTCAAAAACTTTGAGAATCTAATATAATGCAATGTAAAGTAGTTTATATAGAGTAGTAATATAatgtttatgaaaatattttattttataatagacATTTGTTATTGTTTTCGTCAAATAATTAATACTTTCTTATTTTCTGAAACCGTGCTAAATATTATACCATGAGAGTGcttatcaatttaaatataTTGATTAATTTATGAAAGTAAAAGGTGTATATTATGTTAATAAGAATAAAGGAAATTATAATTGTAAGCATGtaattaacattaattaaataagaaaacaacTTTTATGAGTTGTCGTGATGTAGTTGAATTAAGATATGAGTCttatttttgagtttaaatGGTGTTAAGAGTGTGTTAGAGATCTAATTCATTCAGATATTTCAGACCCATTAAGAGgcttataagaaaataaaacaaacttaATAAACTGGATCTGAATAATTAAGATTCAGTCCTAAAAAACAAACACACTTAATGAGGcgaatctgaatgattaagatttaGACCCCtattaagtgcaaacaaatgaggccttaaTCTTTTAAGAGGAATAGCTTGTCAATGTTTATTCCAACTAATTCACGATGCAAAATAAGGTTCACATTTCAAATAATGGTACAACATGACCTTATGATGACATTTCTATAGTTGTGCACCTCCTTCCTTACATAATAGCTTTCTTGGAAGTGTTAAAcctcatttgtttttgttaagaCTAAGATGTTTGAATATTAATAcacatctgaatattaagatgtgcaTTAAGAATTGGATATTTGAATCTGAGTATAGATCTGAACATTAAGATGTTGCATTAAGATTGGAATACTAAATAAATAAGATTGGTTGTTTTCTCAacatttgaatatataaaacttatttttatttcaaattaatatatataaattcgaATATAACCTCatataatatgaataaaatatatttaaaaaattgtacgGGGGCTGGTAGTGGTGATGGTGAATGGTGGTGGTTGTGGGCTGTCGATTAGGGATTGTGTTGGTTGTGCATAGTAGTTAGTGGTAATGGTGGTTAACAATAGTGGTTAATGATGGAGGTAGTTATGGTACCAGCTAGTAAGTGTGGTGGATATTATTGATAGCAAATGGTGGCGAATGATGATAGTGGTTGACGATATATAGTTGGTTGATGGTTGTGATTGTCGGTAGTGACGATATATAGTGGTGGCTGTTGGTAGTGATCGGTGGTCATTGTGGTAGTGACGGTTGGTGGCGACGATTGAAAATGGTAGCTAGTGTTTGTGACATATGATTGTGGTGATTGACAATTCAGTGGTTGTGGTTGAGGATAGTAGTTGTTGTTGGTAATTGATAATGGTGGGCACGGTTTTTTGTGGTGAAACTGGATGGTGTAGTAGTGAACTGCCAATTTTGTAGACAGCTGATGTTGACCAACCACACAGTTATTGGACTGATAGGAGAGAGCGGGAGGTGGATGCAAAGTGAAACAAATAGACCAGCTGATATGACCAACCACACAGTGATTCAGTGATTGGACTGATAGGAGTGAGGGAGAGGTGGATGCAAAGTGATGCAAATTTTATGCTTTCGTTAACTTTGTACTTCATTGGCTTTCTTTTGCTCTCATTTACTAGCTTTATGCATCAACCTCTGCTTTTCTGAGAACCAATTTTCTTCGTCCTCCATTATCCAAAAAGAACATTGTTTCTGAATTTTCACCGATATGTAGAGTAGCTTGAGTTTATTTCTACCGACATAATTTTCTTAGCACTTGATGTCTAATTGTTTCATCCTTGATTTAATTTTCTAGATATTACAAGATCACAGTGATGAAGTATGGTTCTTACAGTTCTCCCATGACGGAAAATACTTGGCCTCGTCAGCTGCTGAT
The DNA window shown above is from Solanum stenotomum isolate F172 chromosome 6, ASM1918654v1, whole genome shotgun sequence and carries:
- the LOC125867158 gene encoding WD repeat-containing protein 26 homolog isoform X1 produces the protein MGRAEDDEPPPKRVKVSSRKLGDLSKSTLLTDPASCSLNDLMAHPLVCQGDDEVVGAKGVVKKVEFVRIIAEALYSLGYNKAGARLEEESGIPLQSTVVKLFMQQILDGKWDESVATLHIIGLMDEKIVKLASFEILEQKFFELLDGKKVMDALKTLRTELGPLCINNDRVRDLSLCILSPSQKVLAGMSGQDVVRPKSRTKLLEELQKLLPPTVIIREQRLIHLVEQALDLQLDACRFHNSSVGEMSLLTDHQCGRDQIPSRTLQILQDHSDEVWFLQFSHDGKYLASSAADCLVIIWEVKLDGLFCVKHRFSGHQKPVSYISWSPDDHQLLTCGVEEVVRRWDVESGECIHIYEKNGLGLISCGWAPDGNRILCGVTDKSISMWDLEGKELECWKGHQTIRISDLGITSDGKHVVSVCKDNMILLFGWESKAEKVIQEDQTITSFVLSTDNKYLLVSLWNQEIHLWDIEGTAKLISKYNGHKRSRFVIRSCFGGLNQAFIASGSEDSQVYMWHISSGELVETLAGHSGTVNCVSWNPVDPHMLASASDDHTIRIWGLNQVKMKHTDTVSNGVHYCNGGT
- the LOC125867158 gene encoding WD repeat-containing protein 26 homolog isoform X2, whose protein sequence is MGRAEDDEPPPKRVKVSSRKLGDLSKSTLLTDPASCSLNDLMAHPLVCQGDDEVVGAKGVVKKVEFVRIIAEALYSLGYNKAGARLEEESGIPLQSTVVKLFMQQILDGKWDESVATLHIIGLMDEKIVKLASFEILEQKFFELLDGKKVMDALKTLRTELGPLCINNDRVRDLSLCILSPSQKVLAGMSGQDVVRPKSRTKLLEELQKLLPPTVIIREQRLIHLVEQALDLQLDACRFHNSSVGEMSLLTDHQCGRDQIPSRTLQILQDHSDEVWFLQFSHDGKYLASSAADCLVIIWEVKLDGLFCVKHRFSGHQKPVSYISWSPDDHQLLTCGVEEVVRRWDVESDKSISMWDLEGKELECWKGHQTIRISDLGITSDGKHVVSVCKDNMILLFGWESKAEKVIQEDQTITSFVLSTDNKYLLVSLWNQEIHLWDIEGTAKLISKYNGHKRSRFVIRSCFGGLNQAFIASGSEDSQVYMWHISSGELVETLAGHSGTVNCVSWNPVDPHMLASASDDHTIRIWGLNQVKMKHTDTVSNGVHYCNGGT